The window GGAATGGGTTTTACTGGCTGAATGTATTCGAGAAGGATTTCTCCTTTCCAATTAGCGATAATCCTGCCCCGAGAGTCGGTTTTAACTCTATAGAAAGCTTTTGTAGTCCATGGGTTATCTTTATTCAAAAAGCCAGGGCGGGAGGAAAAAGACAAGATATTGAAGCTATCTAGTTTTTTTTCGTACTTTGCATAGTAAAGCTCGGAAAGGGATTGGAAAAGAGCACCGAGCTGCTTTCTTTGATGAGCATTAAAAGAGGCCTTTAGTTCCTTTGAAAATCCTTTTATCCAGTCCAGTTTTTCCTTGTCTAAGAAAAGCTTTTCTTGGAGATTGTCTTCAGACTGAACCCCTTGTAATGGGGCATTGCGATTCTGACCAGGGGAAAGAAAAACCAGGTTTTTTTCCCACTTTTCGTTCGTGCATACATCGGCAAGCATTGAAGCCAGGAGGGCTTTTTGTTGCAACTCCAAAAGGCCGTCAATCCTTGCCTTGTTTTTTAAAGCTTGGTAGCATTTGTCACCCAAAGACCTATTTTTCCGAACGAGTTGTTGAAGCTTTACAATCTCTTCGTAATTAAGGGAACGTAAGGGAAGCCAAAAATACTTTTCTATATCATTGCCCGTGATGAGTTCGCTCTCTTTTTTGCCCAAAAGGGCAAATCCATTAAGTTCAATCATAAGCTTGCAGGGAGGAGTTCCTTATCTTTGCTTTTCTTTCAAAATTTTTGTTGGCAAAGCAATCTTTCGAGTTTCTTCAGCGAGCAGATGAGTTTTAAATGACGACCGGGAGCCGTAAGGAGAGCTGAGAGAATTTTCAAGCTGTTTTAAAAACCAACGATCCGCTTGAAATAAAGGCAGGCTTTCCTGGACAGCCTTCAATAAAATAAAATCGAGCTTTACTGGTCTCACTACCTATTTAATAGGTCGAGATGAAAAAAAGGATAGGTTTTGTTCCTCCCTCGGCTAAAGGGGCTACAGCCACCCACCTGCCCCTGCCTGAAGATTACATTGTTACCGATTCGGCGGCCGTTCGAGTCATAGAATGTGCCGTTGATGCGATGGGCGAAGGGATAGCCCTTTCCGCGGTCTTGCTGGATGGACCGCCGGGAGTCGGCAAAACGTTTTTGGCTAAATCGGTAGCTAAAGCCATTGGAGCCAAGTTACTGCTCTTTCAATTTTTCCCGGGTTGTGGGAAAGAAGAGCTTCTTCGAGATAAGACAATCGATGGGGCTCTTGTAGCGGGAATTATTCCCTTAGCCATCGCCTCTTCCTTGGAAAAGAAAACGGTCCTTATTCTCAATGAGCTGGACAAGGCCGAGGTAGCCGTCGATAGCTTCCTGCTCGATTTCATTAATGAAGCCCAAGTTTTTATTCCCCAATTGGGTGGAGAGTTGAAAGCCGATAATTCAAATCTGTTGATCGTCATCACCAAAAACGACCAGAGAGATGCAACTGAAGCCTTGCTGAGAAGATGCCGTGTGGTTTACATGAATTGGCCTTCAATCGAAACAGAAACAAGATTCATCATGAACTATAATCCATGGGCGACAAAAAAACTCTGCGAGATCTTTATCGAAGCGGCTAACCAATTGCGCAGGCATCCCGGGGTAAAGAAAAAACCT is drawn from Methylacidiphilum infernorum V4 and contains these coding sequences:
- a CDS encoding AAA family ATPase, with amino-acid sequence MKKRIGFVPPSAKGATATHLPLPEDYIVTDSAAVRVIECAVDAMGEGIALSAVLLDGPPGVGKTFLAKSVAKAIGAKLLLFQFFPGCGKEELLRDKTIDGALVAGIIPLAIASSLEKKTVLILNELDKAEVAVDSFLLDFINEAQVFIPQLGGELKADNSNLLIVITKNDQRDATEALLRRCRVVYMNWPSIETETRFIMNYNPWATKKLCEIFIEAANQLRRHPGVKKKPSTPEIVRLVGDCWHIRNQGMTLLEWSQFIITGLVPLPQDRKYLDQNPMAIAAEVRSELDDIHNAKILSTGIELSFPAP